The nucleotide sequence AATGCCCTCACTGGGGCTGGATCATGCCCGGCCAAAGGCCTGGGTGGCTCCCctggcaacagcaaggaaaacaAGTTAGAtggcgaggaggaggaggccggAGGTCAGCCCCTGCAGCTTGGGCTGGCTTTGGGCAGAGGAGGGCTTTGAACACGCCACCTGGAGCAGTTCCAGTTCTTGACTTGCTGCGCGGTAGAAGGAACCCACAGTCTGGGCACAGGGGAATGGGCAGCAGCCTTCTAGCAAAttcctgcagctggggcctgGCCTGGCATCCCTGCAGCTTCCCCCGCGGGTACCCAGAGCTCAGGCCTGCCCTGAGGCTGGTTCAAGCAGCAGAGGCCATGAAGAGGTGACAGGCTCATGGGCTGTAAGCCCCTATGTGGGGACAAGGGGTCAGACCCCAGTGGGCTAAAGGCAGAACACAAGGGAAATAAGGCACCAACTTGTAACAGGGAGAGAAATGAGCCCCTGGAGCGAGTGAGCGAGCTGGGGCTGCGGTGGACTCTGTCCCCTGGAGAATTGAAATGGAGGTTGGTTGTTTTTCCCCATTAGCTCAGCCAGGCGTTATTCGGTTTGAGCTGGGGGTCCctggaagttctctggcctgtgttgtgccCACAGTCAGATGATCAgctagtcccttctggccttgcccCCTAGGACTGTCTGTTCCCCCCGAATTCCCACTGCTGGCACCTGGCATCAGCAGCATGGTCTCCATGAGCCGGCAGCATCTATCACGGCTGCCCACATCCAGTGCTGCATATTCTCCATTCCCTTGAAGTCCCAGGGTCACGGAGTCctcgggcgatgctctggaactgctccctgcgaagccaggcaggacgctgggggagtctcctctctgggagcagactgtctgcagggcaagaagctcacaaggcttccaccttcctgagcCTGACCTCGGAGCAGTCagcatcctctctgcccctctgtgtgcttcccacagcgagtccgcccaggcggggtcctggggaagccagagggtcctgccccccaactccgcagtcagatgggactctcagccagccagtaacacagaaggtttattagacgacaggaacatggtctaaaacagagcttgcagttacagagaacaggacccctcagctgggtccatcttggggtgggggtgggggggctggtagGGAGGCCAGAGACCCATTTGCAATTCCCCAGCCAGcttcaaactgaaactctccagtccctctggcctttgtctctttcccaggccaggaggtcatctgatctctttgttctccaacaccttcagttggcacctttgcagaggaggggcccaggccatcagttgccaggagacagggtgtcggccattctctgtctAGACAGCCTCACACTGGCCCTCtaaggctctgcaacaatcatgcagcttatcccaccacctagacaccTAAGaaatgcacaggggaaactgaggcacccacacagcaCCCAGAGAGAAcatcaagaacagtcccactttgtcataCAGGGTCCCTGGCCAGCTTCTCCATGGCATTCTCTAATACCCACagtgccctgcagctgctgcctggaCTCGGGGCTCTGGTCTCTGCTGTGCCTTTCCTAGCATCACAAGGCGATTTCCATCAATGGAGACAGTGCTTGGCACCCGAAGTCAGAATGGGTGGGTGGAGAAGTGGATCTGGGGGAACCGTGGATCACACTTACCCACCCTTCCCTGCGCCCCACCTGGGGGTGAGAAGCAGGCACAGTGCTCCACCACCGTGGCTCCTTTCGGTCCAGCTCATTTTTCTGCTGCTCACAACTACAATGCAAATGTTTCTGCACCTGCCAGAGGCCTCTCTCAAGGAAAGGCTTTTCCTGCTTTGTCCTGAGGCTGCTGCAGTTCAGTGCtgggctgatccaaagctcttCTCTCTCCGCTTGTACAGGGGCAAGACATTTCTTGCTACTGAGCCAGCCAGGCTGGGAAGGTCGTCACGGGAAAGCTCAAGAGCTGTGGATTCAAAAGTGAGGTTGGTGCCCAAATGGTCCAAGAGATGGGGCCTGTGGGTGCTTCGCAGGACGGCCTTTGCACCGTTTCTCCAGATTCCTTTACAGACCTCGCCGGCACGACTTGCTGAGGCAGTTCAAGGTTGGTCTCCTTGGTCCCTTTAATGAATCCCACCTGCCTTTTGTTAGGGTGCATGGATGGAGCTggtaagaacataggaatggccctactgggtcagaccaaaggtccattgggCCCAGcaacctgtcttccgacagtggccagtgccaggtgccccagagggagtgaaaggACAGAGAATCATCaagcaatccatcccctgtcgcccattccccgcttttgtcagtcagaggtttagggacacccagagcatgggactgtgtccctgcccagcctggctaatagccatcaatgaACCTGTCCTCCGGAAACTGAGCTGGTTCTTTTTTTGAGCCCAGTTGTGTTTTTGGCCTCCACAACACCCCCAGCAACGAGTCCCACAGGCGGACTGTGCGTTGTGCGAAGTGCTGCCTTTGGCCAAACCACTGCCTCTTAATGGCACTGGGTGACCCCGGGTTCAGGTGTgaagtgaaggggtaaataacttcTCGGCGCGTGACTGTCTAGCCCTGCCTGGGGGGCTCCGCAGCACCACAGCTGTGCCCTGCCAGTGTGCACGGAGATGCTGGGCTGGAAAGCGGAAGGGCCGGGGTGGGCCGTGCTGTGAACGTGAGTCACACATCAACACAGCACGGGGCTGAGTGAGTATCCGTGCTCGTGCTGGGCCTTGGCTGAACCCCCGACCCAACACCTCACTGGGGAGCTTGGGGCAGTCAATCAGCTTTTTACAGACACTGCTTACCTCCGCGGCAGGGGGCCGGGGGCAGCTGGGTCTAACCAGCCCTGACCGCCGCAGAGCAAAGCCTTGTTGCCAGGTGCCCTGACTTCTGAGCAGCCAACAGACAGATTGCCCTGGGCACGACTCCGCTGACATTGGCAGGAAGGAATCTGGCCCATCGGCTTTTCCAGCATCTGTTCTGCAGTACAGAATGCACTTGTGCCTCCAGGGAAAGAAAGTATCCATGTGAACAGAGATGGGGCTGTCTGCAGCGAGCGGCCCCGGAGCAGAGCACCCGTGTGGTACCCACCGGGTGTCTGCAGCGAGAGGCCCCGGAGGACAGCGCCCGCGTGGTACCCGCCGGGTGTCTGCAGCGAGAGGCCCCGGAGCAGAGCGCCCGCATGGTACCCGCCGGGTGTCTGCAGCGAGAAGCCCCGGAGGACAGCGCCCGCGTGGTACCCGCCGGGTGTCTGCAGCGAGAGGCCCCGGGGGACAGCGCCCGCGTGGTACCCGCCGGGTGTCTGCAGCGAGAGGCCCCGGAGGACAGCGCCCGCGTGGTACCCGCCGGGTGTCTGCAGCGAGAGGTCCCGGGGGACAGCGCCCGCGTGGTACCCGCCGGGTGTCTGCAGCGAGAGGTCCCGGGGGACAGCGCCCGCGTGGTACCCGCCGGGTGTCTGCAGCAAGAGGCCCCGGGGGACAGCGCCCGCGTGGTACCCGCCGGGTGTCTGCAGCGAGAGGTCCCGGAGGACAGCGCCCGCGTGGTACCCGCCGGGTGTCTGCAGCGAGAGGCCCCGGAGCAGAGCGCCCGCATGGTACCCGCCGGGTGTCTGCAGCGAGAAGCCCCGGAGGACAGCGCCCGCGTGGTACCCGCCGGGTGTCTGCAGCGAGAGGCCCCGGGGGACAGCGCCCGCGTGGTACCCGCCGGGTGTCTGCAGCGAGAGGCCCCGGAGGACAGCGCCCGCGTGGTACCCGCCGGGTGTCTGCAGCGAGAGGTCCCGGGGGACAGCGCCCGCGTGGTACCCGCCGGGTGTCTGCAGCGAGAGGTCCCGGGGGACAGCGCCCGCGTGGTACCCGCCGGGTGTCTGCAGCAAGAGGCCCCGGGGGACAGCGCCCGCGTGGTACCCGCCGGGTGTCTGCAGCGAGAGGTCCCGGAGGACAGCGCCCGCGTGGTACCCGCCGGGTGTCTGCAGCGAGAGGCCCCAGAGGACAGCGCCCGCGTGGTACCCGCCGGGTGTCTGCAGCAAGAGGTCCCGGAGCAGAGCGCCCGCGTGGTACCCACCAGGTGTCTGCAGCGAGAGGCCCCGGGGGAGAGCGCCCGCGTGGTACCCGCCGGGTGTCTGCAGCGAGAGGCCCCGGAGGACAGCGCCCGCGTGGTACCCGCCGGGTGTCTGCAGCGAGAGGCCCCGGAGGACAGCGCCCGCGTGGTACCCGCCGGGTGTCTGCAGCGAGAGGCCCCGGAGGACAGCGCCCGCGTGGTACCCGCCGGGTGTCTGCAGCGAGCGGCCCCGGGGGAGAGCGCCCGCATGGTACCCGCCGGGTGTCTGCAGCGAGAGGCCCCGGAGGACAGCGCCCGCGTGGTACCCGCTGGGTGTCTGCAGCGAGAGGCCCTGGAGCAGAGCGCCCGCGTGGTACCCACCAGCAGCCATTGGACATGAACAGTGGCACAGCCAGaaggccatttccagctgttatACCCACCACCTGCCCATGGTGGAAATCCCCTTGGCAAGTGCCAGCACTTTGTCGTCAGCCCCCTTGCTGGGGTCCGCACCTGtggggctggggcccaggccctGCACCACCAGGCTTGATGAAGGGGGTACAATTATGCAGGCTCTCAGGGATGTTTCATAACCCCTCCTGTAGCTGCCCTTCAGCACGCTTCTTGCATGCAATGCTGTCATGTGGCTGATCACCCTCCTTTGAAGGAGGAGCTGAGCAAACTGCCTTTAAAGTCGGGAAGAGAAAGGGTTCTTTCTTTGTCCTGCACTCCAGCTAATCGATTACATCGGGCTAGGGATAAATACAGCGGCTGGGCTAGGAAGTGGAGTTGGGGAGAGTTTGGAAGTGGGAAAGGGCTGAGGCACCAAAGGAGCTCTCCCCCTGTTCCAGTCGGGGACGCAGAGAGCAAGGGATCTGCACCCCGAACACAAAGGCGCACAGAACGCAAGCACACTTCTCCAGCTCCTCACGTGGCTGTGTCCAGAGCCCCGGACGCCCCTGGGATCCAGTACATGAACGTGGACGAGCATTTCACCCTCCTAGTCCTGCAGGTGCTTCTCTGGCTTCTTCCTTTTCTGAAGACAGCAAGTGTCGGTGACGAGGAGCTGGTCTCAGAGGCAGGTTGAAATTCCTCAGCCCAGGGCATCTCCCTCCAGCCTTGGGGGTGCCCCATGGACCTGCcctgtgtgtgttccctctgctGAAGTCCCACCACTGTCTGCTCTGAGTATCTTCTGCCCTCCGATGCACAGAGACTGTAAACACCACTTTCCAGGTTGCTGCACTGGGGAGAGTTGTTCTCCCAAGACTTGTTCCTTGAACGCTCCAAGGGAGCAGAAACACTTGGCTTTGGTCTTGCCAGAGCCACGACGCCTGCTCCTGCCCGTGTTTGCCAGCAGCAAAACCTTCCTGAGGGCCCCCCCGAAGCTGTCGCTATGTCAACGCTGGCTTCTCTGCAGATGCTGATCGACTCCCTGAACTCCACTGCCCCCAGCAACAGGACCAACAAGACGGCCAACAGGAGCAGCGCCTGGTGCCAGGGTGTCTTCATCCCCAACGAGCTCTTCCTGACGCTGGGCCTCGTCAGCCTGGTGGAGAACGTGCTGGTGGTCGTGGCCATCATTAAGAACAGGAACCTGCACTCACCCATGCACTACTTCATCTGCTGCCTGGCCGTGTCCGACATCCTGGTGAGCGTCAGCAACCTGGTGGAGACCTTGTTCATGCTGCTGATGGAACACGGAATGCTGCTCCTCCAGACCAGCATCATCCGCCAGGTGGACAACGTCATCGACATGATGATCTGCAGCTCCGTGGTGTCGTCCCTCTCCTTCTTGGGGGCCATCGCCGTGGACCGGTACATCACCATCTTCTACGCCCTCCGCTACCACAGCATCATGACCATGCAGCGGGCAGTGGTTATCATTGTGGGCATCTGGGTTGCCAGCACCATCTCCAGCAGCCTCTTCATCGCCTACTACAAGAACAGCGCCGTCATCCTCTGCCTCATCGGCTTCTTCCTCTCCATGCTCATCCTCGTGGTGGGGCTCTACATCCACATGTTCTCCTTGGCTCACCACCATGCCAGGAACATCTCCAGCCTGCAGAAGAAACGCACCATCCACCAGATGACCAGCATGAAGGGGGCGGTCACCCTCACCATCCTGCTGGGGGTCTTCTTCATGTGCTGGAGCCCCTTCTTCCTGCACCTGACGCTGATCGTCACGTGCCCCAAGAACCCCTTCTGCACCTGCTTCTTCAACTACTTCAACCTCTTCCTCATCCTCATCATCTGTAACTCTGTGATAGACCCGCTCATTTATGCTTTCcggagccaggagctcaggaaaACCCTGAAGGAAGTGGTGCTGTGTTCCTGGTAACTCAGGCACGGCCGCGGGGCTGAGGAGGCCTGTTGGAGCCGGGGTTCCTGCTCTCAGAGGTAACAGCATGGCCAACTTGCagcctgcagcacagtgccccctagtgtgCATGGGAGGCAGAGAAGCCGTTTGCAAGGGGCACGGGTCAGTTCCCATCAGCGGAAAACCGCTGTGGGGTTTCGTTGTGGGTGTTTTGTTTAGGGGGTTGGAGACAGTTTAGCTGCTGAACGGCACCCAGCGCCTTCCTGAGGGGATGCCACTGCTTGTGTCAGCCCATCCCctccagcctccctcccaccctggggCAGGTGCAGAacggggcagggccttgggcacagcagctgctgtttcTGGCCAGCTTCCTGGTGAGGTCCCAGGGCACGGAATCTACGGTTCTCCCACCACTGCAGCAGCGCGAGTGACTCCCAGCTGCTCCAGGGTTGCTGCTCTGTTCTGTCCCCACGTAACCCCTGTTCCTGTAACTCCCTCTGCTGCTTCCTGCCCGCGCAGAAGGGCTGGTAACTCTAGGCCAGGGTCTCCATCTCGCACAGCCCTCAAATCCCGTTGGCTGCGAACTAGGGAGGCAATGAGTCTGCCCTTCTGCACAGCTCGCTCCTGCTGGCTGCCGCCCACTCCCCCAGTCGCTGGGCAAGGAGTGTGGAGGAGCCAGCAGGAGGGTTGGCAGGGCGGGGAGCATTCCCATTGTCACTGCTCCGACACTATGgcatgcagggctggaagggacctggagagaccatccctgacaggtgtgtgtccagcctggtcttaaaaacctccagcttccacaacctccctaggcaatttgttccagtgcttagccactctgacaggtaagatggttttcctgatgtccaacctgaatctcccttgctgcaatttaatcccattgcttcttgttctgtcctcagtggttcaggagaacaatttatcaccctcctctttataacgcccttttatatacttgaagaTTGTTAACTCCCCCCCTCCAGTCTctccttctccagactaaacaaatccaggtttcttttcaatcttcccttgtaGGTCATCAGCCTTTCTAGCCTATAGTCGTTGTTgttttcctctggactttctccaatttgtccacaactttccagcaatgtggcacccagagctggacacaatgctccagctgcaggctaatcagcatggagtagagcggaagaattacatctggtgtcttgcttacaacgctcctgctaatacagcccagaatgatgttcacttgtTTTGCAACAGGATCatattgctgactcatatttagtttgtgatccactataacccccagatatTTTTCTGTGGTCCTTCCTAGGTAGGCATTTCCCATCTGTATTTGcacaattgattgttccttcctaagtggagtactttgcatttgtacttattgaatttcatcctatttacttcagaccatttctctagtttgtccagatcagtttgaattctaatcctgtcctccaaagcacttgcaacccctctctccttggtatcatctgcaaattttaccagtaTCCTCTCTATGCCATTAGCCAAATAatgtatgaagatattgaatagaaccggaCCCGAGACAGATCGGTGCGggttccagcttgattgtgaaccattggTAACTACTCTAGAGTACGCTTGTCCAACCGGTTGTGCACCCCCTTATAATAGGCTGTATTTCTCTAGATTGTTCATGAGACGGTCATGGAGCCAGTAACAaaggcctcactgaagtcaagatatcACATCttacttctcccccaccccagaggcttGTTAAAAGAAGGatgtcaggttggtttgacatgatttgttcttgacaaatccacgctgGCTCTTACTTATCCCCTTATTTCTCTTCCAGGTGTTTACAAAcggattgtttgattatttgctccattatgttTCCAGGCACCAAAGTTAAGCTCCCTGGTCTGTAACCCCCTGGGTTGTCTTTGTTCCCCTTTGTATAGCTAGGGGTTGTATTTGCCCTTTCCCAtcctctgggctctctctcaTCCTCCAGGAGTTCCCAAGGCACGTGGGAGCCTGTCGGTCTGTCTGGCACTGCCTGACAATGGCGGGGGGCAGtggactggaatgcgttacctagggaggtggtagaatctccttccttagaggtttttaaggtcaggcttgacaaagccctggctgggatgatttaactaggaattggtcctgcttcgagcagggggtgggactagatgaccttcaggggtcccttccaaccctgatattctatgattctatgactatggTGCCAGCTCTTAACATCGAGGCTTAGCCCCCAGGTTGCAGGAGAGACAATCCTCCTGCTTCGCCCGGGGCctgctgggggcagaggcaggcTGCTGTGCCCAGCGCCAGGAGCTGTCACCCCCTTGCTCCCCTACCGCTCAGTGCTGAAGCGTGATGGGAATGGTCCCCTCCCCAGTCAGCCAGGTCTCCTGATGCCTGAGCAAACCTCGGGCttcagagctggccccagcaccGGGGAGGCAAGGGGCTGCCCCCCTTGGCACTGGCCTCGCCCTGGCCCTGGCACTGTCGTCCCCCCCCAGTGAGGGAGGCAGGGGCACAGGGTAACTGAGGCACATCGCGGGGCAGTGATTCGCCAGAGGCTACACCGTGGGTCAGCACCAGAGCTGAGACAAGATcctgggagtcctggctcccatgccAGGGCCCATTCAGGACCAACCATGGAGCTAGCCCCAGGCAGGACATGCCATGCTGTCCTGGCAggtgcccttctcccccatgtgGGAAGGACCAGGAAGCAAGTGAGGACACCTGTGCCCCCCAAGTGCCCTGCTGTGCCATCCCAACTGCCAGGGGTGGGAGGAATGGCCCAGCCTGCCACATGTCCTCAGCCCGTCTGCTCTGAGAGACAGGGGCGGCCCCACGGCACGGCATCCTCAGCCCGGCCCTCTGAGAGACAGGGGCTGCCCCACGGCGCGACTTCCTCAGCCCAGCCCTCTGAGAGACAGGGGCTGCCCCACGGCGCGACGTCCTCAGCCCAGCCTTCTGAGAGACAGGGGCTGCCCCACGGCGGGCGGCGTCCTGGGGGGAGCaatggcagggcctggggagggagccaggtcatttccctgaGGAACAGCACACTGGGCCTTCCCTGCAATTCGGGACAGGCCCAGGGGCTGGTAACAGGGACGGGAAAAGCCCAGGATGTCAGGCACCAAAGCACATACCATAGACACCCCCCACGCCAGCACCCCTCACCCCGCTTGCCAAAGACACCCCCACGCCAGCACCTCTCCCCCCTCCTCGCCAGAGACACCCCCCACGCCAGTGCCCCTCCCACCAGAGACACCCCATGCCAGTGCCCCTCCCCCTCATGCCCACCAAAGACACCCCCATGGCAGTGCCCCTGCCAGCCATGCACACTAGAGACACGTCCCATGCCAGCCCCCCTCCTCTTCATGCTaacgcccctccccccatgcccacCACAGACCCCCGCATGCCAGAGCCCATCCCCTTAGGCCAGCGCCCCTCCCCCATGTCCTAGATTAAACACCCCCCATGGTGGTGCCCATTCACCCACAGCCCCCATGATGACACTCTCAGCCCCATACCCCTGGGGCACACGATGGACACACCACACTATACACACCCCAGAGGTAGtacccccctccccaagcacgGCCAGTACCGTATCCCTCTGCCTGTTCACGTACGCCCATGTGCCCCATGGCTGGGGTGTTACCCCACAGAAAGACACCGACTGGAAGCCGTGCTGGGACGCCCGGTGCCCTCTGCCGCCTGGAAATTGCAAAGGCCTTTGTGCtctgtcacggggtccccgggcactgctctggaactgctccctatgagcCGGGCAGACTCTGGGGgtgtctcctctctgggagcagcctgtctgcagggcacacagctcacacagcttccaccttcctgggtctgacctcggagcattcagcatcctctgcccctccatgcgcttgcGGTCCTGTGGATGCTGATTCATAGAAGTCCTCAGCATCATCCCCAGGGCCCCATAAactctctccaccagcccgtgGGACGGAGGGTGACCTGCAGAGGCCCAAGAGGGCCAGACCCCCCATTTCTCCCACCAGCCCCGGAGCAGGGCTGACAGGACATTGGAcccctggtctgtaaggacctcgCTGGGGCCCCCCACTCTGCTGAAGATGGTTAGCAGCAAGTCTGCCCTGGTGTCTGCCTCGAtggaggacagagcccccaccccaggtaGTGGGTGGTGA is from Caretta caretta isolate rCarCar2 chromosome 12, rCarCar1.hap1, whole genome shotgun sequence and encodes:
- the MC1R gene encoding melanocyte-stimulating hormone receptor gives rise to the protein MSTLASLQMLIDSLNSTAPSNRTNKTANRSSAWCQGVFIPNELFLTLGLVSLVENVLVVVAIIKNRNLHSPMHYFICCLAVSDILVSVSNLVETLFMLLMEHGMLLLQTSIIRQVDNVIDMMICSSVVSSLSFLGAIAVDRYITIFYALRYHSIMTMQRAVVIIVGIWVASTISSSLFIAYYKNSAVILCLIGFFLSMLILVVGLYIHMFSLAHHHARNISSLQKKRTIHQMTSMKGAVTLTILLGVFFMCWSPFFLHLTLIVTCPKNPFCTCFFNYFNLFLILIICNSVIDPLIYAFRSQELRKTLKEVVLCSW